In Pirellulales bacterium, the genomic stretch TTCGCCTTCACCGGCAATCGGTTTGAGTTCCGGGCGGTGGGTTCCAACCAATCGATTGCCGGTCCGCTGGTGGCCATGAACACCATTGTGGCCGAATCGCTCGATTGGTGCGCCGGCAAGTTGGAAGCCGCCACGAAGGGCAATCCCGATGCCTTGCACGGCGCGGTGCAAAGCCTGCTGACGGAAATTATCAACGAGTGCGAATCGATCGTGTTCAACGGCGACGGCTATTCCGCGGCCTGGCATGCCGAAGCCGCCAAGCGAGGCCTGTTGAATATGAAAACGGCGGTCGATGCGTTGCCAACGCTCGATTCGCCCGAAGTGAAAGCGTTGTTTTCCAAGTACAACGTGCTTTCGGAGCGGGAATTGAAAAGCCGCCTCGACATTTACTTGGAACAGTACTGCAAAACGGTGCGAATGGAAGCGCTGCAAACGTTCGAAATGGCGAAAACGCTGTTGTTCCCAGCGGCCATTCGCTACCAGAACGAGTTGGCCTCCACCTGCGCCAATTTGAAGCTGGTCGGTTACGAGTTCGACACCGACACGCTCGACAAAGTGACGGAGCTGGTCAAAGCGTTGCAAGACAGTTGCACGGCTTTGGATAAGGCGTTGCACGATCACAGTGCGGCCAACCTGCTGGCTGAAGCACAGCACTTCTGCGACGAAGTGCTGCCGGCTATGGTGAGCGTGCGTAAATACGCCGACGAGCTCGAAGGCTGGGTGGCCGACGACCTGTGGCCGCTGCCGACCTACCAAGAAATGCTGTTCATTAAATAGACTCCTGGCCATATTTAGCCGCTGGGCTTGCCCAGCGGCTGGCTATGGCGATTCGATTGCCGCGTTGAAACTTATATAGACCAATTGGCGCGGATGTAGATGTGGCGTCCGCCAATTCTTTTTCCTTTTAGCCTCTGGCCGCAAGCCGGGGGCTTTTTTTGCGCCACTAACCAAAGCGCCAGACCTTTAGCACGCGCACCTGCATATCCTTCTTAATGACTCTGAATATCACTGCCAGCGGATAAATAAACATGATCCGCCGACCGGAACTGCGCGATTCACCGACATTGTTCGGATTTAGTTGCAAGGCGATTTCAATGCCGCTGGACGCGGACGTCACGGCACTTCGGTCACGAGCCGCCAGCCAAATGCTGGTGAGAGCTTGTTCAGCAGATGGGCGCCAAATGACGGTGTACTTCATGCTCGCCGTTCCAGATCGGCGAGAATTTCTTTCAGCGTTCGTCCGCCTTCTTCGTTATCGGCGGCTTCCAACTCTTCGTCGGTAAACGGCACGTCCAGATCGGCGTATTTTTCCGGAGTCATGGCCGGTTGGAACCAACCCAGAACTTGGCCCGACGCATCGCACAGTTCCACGGCGAAGTGCAAGTCGGCGAGTTTGGCGACCGTGGTCGGATCGACAGTGAGCTTGTCCATAAAATCCCTCTCGGCACAGCGTTGTTGAGGACCAATCTATTTTAGCCCAGCGTCGTCCCGGCGGGCAACTTTGCCAACGGTTTGGTAGTGTGGACAAATCCTAAACCGGCGAATCCTTCTCTTACCCCCGCTTATCCAGCGGTTGGTATTCGCGCTTCAGGGCGCCGGTGTAAATTTGCCGCGGGCGGCAGATTTTGGTCGGGCTTTTGTGCATTTCCATCCAATGCGCAATCCAGCCCGGCAGGCGGCCGATGGCGAACAGCACGGTGAACATGTTGATGGGGATGCCCATCGCCCGGTAGATCACGCCGCTGTAAAAATCGACGTTGGGGTACAGCTTGCGCTCGATGAAGTATTCGTCCTTGAGGGCCGCCGCTTCCAACTCCTGGGCAATGTCGAAAATCGGGTCGCGGATTTTCAATTTCCCCAACAGCTTGTCACAGGTCCGCTTGATGATGGTAGCCCGGGGATCGAAGTTTTTGTACACCCGGTGGCCGAAGCCCATCAGGCGAAAGCCGGAATCTTTGCGCTTGGCCAGTTCGACATACTTTTTCACATTGCCGCCGTCGGCCCGAATTTGCTCCAGCATTTCCACACAGGCCTGGTTGGCCCCGCCGTGCAATGGGCCCCATAAGGCACAAATGCCGGCGGAAATCGAGGCGAATAAATTGGCGTCGCTCGATCCGACCATCCGCACCGTGCTGGTGCTGCAGTTTTGCTCGTGATCGGCGTGGACAATCAACAGGAGGTTGAGCGCTTCGACAAAATCGGGATCGACCTCGTACGTTTCGCACGGCACGCCGAACATCAGGTACAAAAAGTTGGAGCAATAATCCAAATCGTTCCGCGGATACATAAACGGCTGCCCCGTCGATTTTTTAAAGCTGTACGAGGCAATCGTTGGCAATTTGGCCATCAGCCGGTGGACCGAAACCTCCACCTGCCGCGGATCGCGCGGGTCGAGCGAATCTTGATAAAACGTAGAGAGCGCTCCCACCACGCTGCTTAAAATCGCCATCGGATGGGCATCGCGCGGGAAGCCGTCGTAAAACGATTTCATTTCCTCGTGCAGCATGGTGTGCCGCTGCAAGGAATTTTTGAAGTATTGCAATTGCTGCTTCGTCGGCAATTCGCCGTAAATCAGCAAGTAGCTGGTCTCGACAAAATCGCTGCGTTCCGCCAATTGCTCGATAGGGTAGCCACGATACCGCAAAATTCCTTGTTCACCGTCGAGGAACGTAATGCCGCTGATGGCCGAGCCCGTGTTCATGTAGCCGTCGTCCATCGTAATCAGCCCCGTCGAGCCCCGGAGCTTGGAAATATCGACGGCAATTTCATGCTCGGTGCCGGTGATCACCGGCAGCTCGAGTTGATGATTGTTGTACAGCAGTTTGGCCGCGTCGGGCATGATGATGTTTACCACAAAGTTGCGAATGGGACGAACTTGCCAAGAGGTTACGGACGGCAAAGAGCACGGGTCGAACAATTCACTCAGTGAATTCGAACTTGCCAGATACATGAAGTTCGAATTGGCCGCCTAAAATTATCATACCGGCCAAATAGCGCAAGCGGAAGCGGCCTACTGCGGGCGGAAAACACGCGGCTTTCCGTCCGTCATTTTGCCAACAGCAGGTCTGCATAGGACGACGAGAGTAAATCAACCCGCTCTATGCCGAATTCAATTTGCAGGTGAGCCACTTGGGCGCGGCCGGCCGCTGCATCCACCTGGTGGCCCAGCACCGATTCGAATTCGATAAACGTGCCCAAGTTGGACACTTCGTCCAGATGAATCCGCACATTTTGGTGCAAAAAAATCTCGCGTCGCTTGGAAACTATGCCGCGAATCCCCATTTCGCGCTTCAACGCTGTCACGCGATCAGGATCGCTGATTTCAATCAATTGGTAATCACTTTGCTTGGCGTCCGGTTCGTCAGGCCGTTCATAGCGAATCAACTGGGCCAACCGGCGCGGCGGCTCGCCAGGGTGAGAATCATCTTCCACAATTTCGCGCAGCTTCAATCGCCCTTGCGGGCAATGAAAGTAAGTGTCGGTCTGGTGCTGCACGCCCAAATAGGCGGTGGCTAAACGCTGGGCAATTGTCCGGGCGGCGGCAAGATTATGCACGCGGGCTTTCAACTCGATATTGCAGGCCGGTTTCATTGCCCAGGATTATGTCCGCGCCGCGGGCAGACATCAACGCTCGTCACCGATTTTCAACGGCAAGCGTAGATTAAAAATTGTGTTCGACAACCTTTGGCGGACCGTCGAGGCCCCCCGGCTGATCGTCGAAAACGCTGTGAATTGGCGTTTTCTTGCGCAAATCGGACAAGTATTTATCAAGCTGCTTCTTGCGATTTTCGTCTTTCAATTGTTTTTTGATGTCCCCCTGGGTGTCTTCAAACGATTTCCGTCCGGCGTCTTTGCGTTCCACGACGCGGATGATGTGAAAGCCGCGATCGCTCTCAATAATGGTGCTTAAACTGCCAATCGGCAGTTTGAACAAATTCTCGTCCAGCGCTTTGCAGGCCAGGCTGCCTTGCGTGGTCCAATCGTACGCGCCCCCTTGATCGGCGGTCGGGCCTTGAGACGAGCGTTTGGCCACTTCGGCCAGCGGCGCACCCTGCATCACTTGATTGCCCAACTGGGCAATCGCGGCATAGGCGGCGGTCTTGTCCGGAAATTGATCGAAGCTCACCATCAATTCTTCCCAACGTGCCTGGGCCGGATATTCGTAATCGGGCAAATGTTGTTCGTAGTAACCCAGCACGTCGGCCAACGATATCTGCTGATCGTCCTTGATTTGCTGCTGCAGCCAGCCGTGAAACATGTTTTGCTCGAAAAACGACCGCCGTTCCCAATCCAGCGAACTGCCCGCGGCGCGAAGCGCCTCGTCCAACTCATGCTGGTTGGCTGCGTGGTACGATTCCATGAGTTTGGGAATTTGATTTTTGTCGAAATCGCGGTTGACTTCATTTTCAATCTTTCCCAGGGCCTGGGCAGGAATCGTTTGCTTGGCGTCGTTCACCACCAGCTTCATTTCCGCCATTTGCTTCAGCACCGGTCGCATGGCCGCCTCGTACAATTCTTTTTCCTGACCAGGCGGCGGAGCAGAAATCATTTTATTGTGAATCGCCTGGTTGATCATGGCGCGCACGTCCCCGGCCAGAATCGGGAGCGTGCCGACCGTCGCAACGATCTTACCGTCCTCGTAATCTTGCCGCGGGCCGGGCAGCACTTGCAGGCTTTGCATGTTGGCGTTGGACTCCGGCGCCGCTGCAGCCGAATTCTGCTGCGCTGCTTCGGCGGGGCTAATGGGAGCTTGGCTTGCCGGAGGTGCAGCGGGCGGGTTGGGAAGCTGGCTCGTTGCCTCCGCAGATGCCGGTGGCATCTGGCCCAATGGCGCTGGATTGGCATACGGATAGGTTGCTGTGTCCCCAGGAACTCCCATCGGCGGGCCAGCGGCAGCCGTCGGCGAAATCATTGGAGTCGGCACAGGAACAATCGAGGGCGGGAGAGGTTGTGCCGACGCTGGCCCCGCCGCCGTCGACATCAGAAACGCAGTTTGCGGCGCCACCGTGTTAGAGGTTGCTGCGTTCGGCGCCGTGTTGACGGGAACTGCGTTGATGGCTGCTGCAACATTGTTTGTGCTATTTGGAGCAGAAGAATATTCCAGCGGCGCACCGGGCCAAGAAGCGGGGCGAGTCGCGGGCATCGGCTGAGTGGGTGCCCCGGGCAAATTGCTGTAAGGCACGCTTCCCGGCTGTCCACTCCAACCCGGCGGAGTATTCCAATCGTTGGCTTGCGGCGCCGCCGCGGCCACACCCGGCGATTGGGCCCGTACGCTGCGGGCCAAATCGATCAAATCTTGCGCAATCCCCGGCCGCAGCCACAGCGTGGCCAACAGCGCCAAAGTTGCGCACAACAAAAGGTTATATAGCGTCCGTGCCACGCGCTAGCCTGCGCCTGAAAAGTTGGAAAATGTCGTAATCAGATTAGAACCGCCGAGAAAAGTTACCGCGCGGGTCGAGATGTTAGCGGCTGCTTAACGAACCGTGCAAGGCCGACTCGCACCTACCCGCTGTTTATGCAGGCTGCAAAACGGATTCAACAAGTGCTAGCAACGCATCAGGGTCAGTTTTGTGCCCTTTCAGCGGCAGATATGCGCTGCGCTCATCCACAATCCGTAGCCGGTTGCGGCTGAGCCGCTTTAATTCTTCGATCTTCTGCCGATGGTTGTATTGGAAAACCAGGTACCCTTCTTCCCGGCCGATCGATTCAATTTGCCAGCGGGCCGCCGCAATGCGCAACTCAGCAAGCTTTGCCATCCCGGCGGCCGCCGGCGGCAGCGGACCAAAACGGTCCAACATTTCGGCCCGCAGGTCGTTTAATTCGTCCATCGCAGTTACCCGCGTGAGCCGGCGGTACAAATCGATCTTCATCCGCATGTCGGGCACATAACTGCGCGGAATAAACGCCTCGCCGGCAAGGTCGATCCGGACTTCAATGGTTTCCTTCGGCGGCAGTTTTTTCAGTCGCCTCACGGCCTGCTCCAACAATTCGCAATACAATTCATAACCGATGGTGGCAATATGCCCGCTCTGCTGTGTGCCCAAAATGTTGCCGGCCCCGCGGATTTCCAAATCGCGCATGGCAATGGCGAAGCCGGCCCCCATGTCGCTGAATTCCTCGATGGCCCGCAATCGCTTGGCCGAATTCGTCGACAGATATTTGTTGGGGTCAATCAATAAATAACAGTAGGCACGGTGCTTGTACCGTCCCACGCGACCCCGCAGTTGGTGCAAATCGGCCAGGCCGTAGCGATCGGCCTCGTCGATGAAAATCGTGTTGGCGTTGGGAATGTCCAGCCCACTTTCGACAATCGTGGTGGCCAGCAGGATATCGAACTTGTGATTCACAAAATCCAACATCACATTTTCCAATTGATGCTCCGGCATTTGCCCGTGCCCGATGCGGATCCGTGCCTCCGGCACAATCCGTTGCAATTTAGCGACCAGTAGTTCGATGTCGTTCACGCGGTTGTGGACGAAAAACACCTGGCCGTTACGGTTGATTTCGCGCATGATGCCATGCCGAATCAGTTCCTCGTCGAACCGCGTCACGCGGGTTTCCACGGCCAGGCGGTCTTCAGGCGGCGTCTCTAAATTCGAAATGTCGCGTAAACCCAACAGCGACATGTGCAAAGTCCGGGGAATCGGCGTGGCGGTCATCGTCAGCACGTCCACGGTGGCCCGCAGCGCTTTTAGCCGCTCTTTCACTTCCACGCCGAAGCGCTGCTCCTCGTCAATGACTAACAGGCCGAGATTTTGAAAGTTCACGTCCCCTTGCGCCAACCGATGCGTGCCGATGACCAAATCGACAGAGCCGTCGACCAGCCCGGCAATGGTTTCACGCTGTTCTTTGTCGGTGGCGAAGCGGCTAAGCACCTCGATGCGAAACGGAAACTCCGCCATCCGCGCCGTGAAAGTTCGCCGATGTTGTTCGGCCAAAATGGTCGTTGGCACTAATACGGCCACTTGGTGCCCGGCGTCGATGGCTTTGAACGCCGCCCGAATGGCGAGTTCCGTTTTTCCGTACCCCACGTCGCCGCACAACAGCCGGTCCATGGGCCGCGGCTGGCGCATGTCGTGCTTGATGGCGGCAATGGCCGAAAGCTGATCCGGCGTTTCGCGGTAAGGAAATGCGGCGTCGAACTCGCGCTGCCACTCCGAATCAGGCGGAAATTCAATGCCCGGCCGCGTCGCCCGCATAGCTTGCACTTGCAGCATGTCGGCCGCCAAATCGACGACGGCGCGCTGGGCCGCTTCTTTCTGTCGCACCCACATCCGGCCGCCAATGTGCGCCAAACTGGGCCGGGCTTTGTTGCCGCCAATGTATTTTTGCACCAGGTCGATGTTCGAAGCCGGCACGAAAATGCGCGTGCCGCCGTGGAATTCCACTTCCAAGTGTTCTTCCACCGCCCCATTTTTTTCCAGCAGCTTCATCCCCCGATAGCGTCCAATGCCGTGCGACAAGTGGACCACGTAATCCCCTTCGCGCAATTCCAGGAAGCTGTCAATCACCCGCCCCAACCGTCGGCGGGCCGGGCGGTTCAAATCCTGCCGATGAAATAATTCCCCGCTGGAAACCAGCACTATCCGCTCGCTTACCAAGCGAAAACCCGCCTGCAACCGGCCGATGGGAAAGTGCAATTTTCCCGCGGCGGCCAGCTTGGTGGTGCCGAATATTTCGCGCAGACGGTCCACTTCAGCTTCTGTCGGGCAGATGAGATGTACGTCGTAGCCTAGTCCGACGGTATCCAGCTCGTCACGCACTTTGGCGATGTCGCCGCTGAAGCGCTCTACGCTTTCGATGCGCAATTGGCATTCGGCCTCCATCGAACCGCTGGCCACGGCAGCAGCCGTGACCGAGGGAAATCGATAAATCGCGGCCAGCGCGTCGTCCAAATCGTGAACATCCTGCGGCCGCTCCAATCGCTGCCGATAGTGACGCCCCTCCTCCTGCATTTCGTTCGGTTCGACAAGCAGAAACCAACTACGCGGCGGCAGGTAGGAGGCCAAGTGAGTGGTGAGGGGTAAGGGGCGAGAGGTTTGGACAGCGTGAGATTCGCCCTTTGCATCGTCCCTTTGCTGCCCCCGCATCCCTGAACCCTGAACCCCGTCGGGCAACACCGTGATGTCGACCCCATCCAGCGCTTCCAAACTGCGTTGCGTGCTCACCTCAAAGCGCCGCAGCGACTCGACCGTGTCGCCAAAAAATTCAATCCGTACCGGATGAAACCAATCGGGTGCAAATACGTCAACAATGCCGCCGCGCGGCGAAAATTCGCCCGGCAATTGCACCGCGCTGGTGTTGTGGAACCCGTTTTCCGCCAGCCAGCGGAGCAGCGTATCGGGCGGAATTTCGTCGCCCAGGTGCAGCCGTTTCGTTTGCGCCGCCAACATTTCCGGCGGCGGCACCGGCTGCAACAGCGCTTGGATGCTGGTGACGATCAGGCGCGGCGCAAACTGTTCCCTAGCCGACAACTTGTTGTCGGTTGTCGACGGCCGAGCCGTTGCCTCACTGGGCGCATTCAGCAATTTCAGCACGCGCAGCCGGTCGCCGTGGGCTTCGTCTTGAACATCCCGGTCGCCGGGCGCATTTTCCCAAGCGGGAAACTTATCCAAATTGTAGGAGGCGAATCCTTTCGCCGATGGGGCAGCACTCATCGCCGAGTCAGCCGTCGGCCTTGGCAAGAAAATCGCCAAGTCGTCGCAAAAATCGTCGACGTCGCCGGCGCGGGGCAGCACCACCACCAACGTCGCCGGAGCATGCCGCGCTAAATTGGCCGCTGCCAGCGCGCAGCTGGAGCCCCAGACTCCGCCCAGCGCCGCGCCATGACCTGCGGTCAGGCTGGCGATGATTTGGGCGTAGCCTTCTTGCGAATCCAATCGCTCGGCCAGTTGTTGCAAGCGTGCCGAGCCGATGTCGGCTGCGGGCGCTACCATGACTAGCGGAATTGTAAGCATTTCTCCGTTTTGAAGTAGGCCGCATAATCGGCAAAGTTTCACCCATTTGTTGCTCCATCAGCGGGGTGCCTGCGAATTTGCATAAGCCGGGCAAGTTCTCCCCGCTGTATCGGGAATTCTCGACTTAACGCCTTTATCAGTTCGAACAGTGGGAAGGGCAGGCGTGTTCTGTTCGTAGTGCCTTGGATGTTTAGCGAAAGAGGAATAGGAATGAACAGCGTGGCCAAAAAAGCGGCCCTGTGCGGTATGGCCGCTGCGTTGTTGAACGCGGCATTGGCATTTGCCCAGGAGCTAAGGCAGCCTGAAGCAATCCCCCCATTGCCGCTGCCACAACCCAAGGCGCTAGAGGTATCGAAATCGGAAACCGATGCGGCCGTTTCGCCCCCCACTTTGTCATCGCATCCGCCCACGCCTTCGCAATCAGTGTTGAAGCTGGCCAATGCCGACGACTATTCCGAAGACGAACTGTACGGCTCCTCAACCATCAGCGATGCAAATGCTTCGGCTCGGCGCGCCGGCGGTTGGTCTGATCGGTCCACGATCAAATTGAAAACGGTTTCTCAATCAACCACCAATTCGACATCGGCGCCGCAGCCGGCGCCACTACCGCAACTTAATGCGCCCCCCGCTCCGTATAATGCAAGTCCTACCGCAAATGGAAACGTTGGCCAGCCAGACCAAAGCCTTGCGCCCCCATATTCCAGCCCAGGATGCGGACCGCCGTGTGGGCCGGCAATTCCGTACGTGCCCTATTCATCTCAACAGGCCCCCTTCGCGCCGACTTTTTATCCATGTCCCTATTATCCGCCCTGCTATTGCTATTCCGGACAGCTTACCGCTGCTGCGCCTTGTCCGTGCCCATCCGGGTGCGGTCAGCAGTCATGCGGCATTGGATTATTATGTCATCCGGCCTACGGCCCCATGCCCAGCTATGGGCCAGCCTGTGATCCTGCGGCGTATGTGCCCTCATCCGATCTAGAATCGCCAAATAATCAGCAAATCGAGGCGCCAACGAATCAGCCTCCAAGTTCGCAGTCATCGGGTTCCCAATCGACCAAAACGTATCCTGTGCGCAGAACTTCCGCCGTGTTGGAGATGGACGAAAGCGGCGACAACACCCTGAACAGCGCCGGCTCCCGTGATAACGCCCCCAGCGGCCCAAATCCCAGCCTGAACGCCCCGCCGGTTCCGCCGGAAATCTTGGGCGGCGGCAATGCAAACAGCGCTGCCCAACCAGCAGCCGGCGGCGGCTCGTCCAGCGCCAATTCGTCTTGTTGTGAGTCGTGCGCAGGTTCGTGTCAATCGAACGGCTGCGATTCCTGCAATCAATGCAATTCCTGCGGCTGCGATTCGTGCCACCACAAATGCCTGCCGCTGATCCACATTGACGAATGTTGCCCGTTGCAGTGCGAAGACGAACCCGTCGATCATCTGTTTGGCAATTGCTGCTGTTTGAAACAGAACGACCTGACGATCACCGGCTGGATCGATGCCGGCATCATGGGCAATGGCCGCAACACGGCCGATGGCTTCAACGGTCCGCTGACGTTTGCCGACCGCAACGGCGAGGGACAGGCAAACCAGGTTTGGTTTTCCTTCGATCGATCGGCTCCGGCGAATAATTGCGGCTGGTTTCT encodes the following:
- a CDS encoding glutamine synthetase type III, with the protein product SIFLGDQLGDVFKQIKAGGAKSSMKGGTLTVGVDVLPPLPKDAGDRNRTSPFAFTGNRFEFRAVGSNQSIAGPLVAMNTIVAESLDWCAGKLEAATKGNPDALHGAVQSLLTEIINECESIVFNGDGYSAAWHAEAAKRGLLNMKTAVDALPTLDSPEVKALFSKYNVLSERELKSRLDIYLEQYCKTVRMEALQTFEMAKTLLFPAAIRYQNELASTCANLKLVGYEFDTDTLDKVTELVKALQDSCTALDKALHDHSAANLLAEAQHFCDEVLPAMVSVRKYADELEGWVADDLWPLPTYQEMLFIK
- a CDS encoding citrate synthase is translated as MPDAAKLLYNNHQLELPVITGTEHEIAVDISKLRGSTGLITMDDGYMNTGSAISGITFLDGEQGILRYRGYPIEQLAERSDFVETSYLLIYGELPTKQQLQYFKNSLQRHTMLHEEMKSFYDGFPRDAHPMAILSSVVGALSTFYQDSLDPRDPRQVEVSVHRLMAKLPTIASYSFKKSTGQPFMYPRNDLDYCSNFLYLMFGVPCETYEVDPDFVEALNLLLIVHADHEQNCSTSTVRMVGSSDANLFASISAGICALWGPLHGGANQACVEMLEQIRADGGNVKKYVELAKRKDSGFRLMGFGHRVYKNFDPRATIIKRTCDKLLGKLKIRDPIFDIAQELEAAALKDEYFIERKLYPNVDFYSGVIYRAMGIPINMFTVLFAIGRLPGWIAHWMEMHKSPTKICRPRQIYTGALKREYQPLDKRG
- a CDS encoding class IV adenylate cyclase, which gives rise to MKPACNIELKARVHNLAAARTIAQRLATAYLGVQHQTDTYFHCPQGRLKLREIVEDDSHPGEPPRRLAQLIRYERPDEPDAKQSDYQLIEISDPDRVTALKREMGIRGIVSKRREIFLHQNVRIHLDEVSNLGTFIEFESVLGHQVDAAAGRAQVAHLQIEFGIERVDLLSSSYADLLLAK
- a CDS encoding peptidylprolyl isomerase, with amino-acid sequence MARTLYNLLLCATLALLATLWLRPGIAQDLIDLARSVRAQSPGVAAAAPQANDWNTPPGWSGQPGSVPYSNLPGAPTQPMPATRPASWPGAPLEYSSAPNSTNNVAAAINAVPVNTAPNAATSNTVAPQTAFLMSTAAGPASAQPLPPSIVPVPTPMISPTAAAGPPMGVPGDTATYPYANPAPLGQMPPASAEATSQLPNPPAAPPASQAPISPAEAAQQNSAAAAPESNANMQSLQVLPGPRQDYEDGKIVATVGTLPILAGDVRAMINQAIHNKMISAPPPGQEKELYEAAMRPVLKQMAEMKLVVNDAKQTIPAQALGKIENEVNRDFDKNQIPKLMESYHAANQHELDEALRAAGSSLDWERRSFFEQNMFHGWLQQQIKDDQQISLADVLGYYEQHLPDYEYPAQARWEELMVSFDQFPDKTAAYAAIAQLGNQVMQGAPLAEVAKRSSQGPTADQGGAYDWTTQGSLACKALDENLFKLPIGSLSTIIESDRGFHIIRVVERKDAGRKSFEDTQGDIKKQLKDENRKKQLDKYLSDLRKKTPIHSVFDDQPGGLDGPPKVVEHNF
- the mfd gene encoding transcription-repair coupling factor: MVAPAADIGSARLQQLAERLDSQEGYAQIIASLTAGHGAALGGVWGSSCALAAANLARHAPATLVVVLPRAGDVDDFCDDLAIFLPRPTADSAMSAAPSAKGFASYNLDKFPAWENAPGDRDVQDEAHGDRLRVLKLLNAPSEATARPSTTDNKLSAREQFAPRLIVTSIQALLQPVPPPEMLAAQTKRLHLGDEIPPDTLLRWLAENGFHNTSAVQLPGEFSPRGGIVDVFAPDWFHPVRIEFFGDTVESLRRFEVSTQRSLEALDGVDITVLPDGVQGSGMRGQQRDDAKGESHAVQTSRPLPLTTHLASYLPPRSWFLLVEPNEMQEEGRHYRQRLERPQDVHDLDDALAAIYRFPSVTAAAVASGSMEAECQLRIESVERFSGDIAKVRDELDTVGLGYDVHLICPTEAEVDRLREIFGTTKLAAAGKLHFPIGRLQAGFRLVSERIVLVSSGELFHRQDLNRPARRRLGRVIDSFLELREGDYVVHLSHGIGRYRGMKLLEKNGAVEEHLEVEFHGGTRIFVPASNIDLVQKYIGGNKARPSLAHIGGRMWVRQKEAAQRAVVDLAADMLQVQAMRATRPGIEFPPDSEWQREFDAAFPYRETPDQLSAIAAIKHDMRQPRPMDRLLCGDVGYGKTELAIRAAFKAIDAGHQVAVLVPTTILAEQHRRTFTARMAEFPFRIEVLSRFATDKEQRETIAGLVDGSVDLVIGTHRLAQGDVNFQNLGLLVIDEEQRFGVEVKERLKALRATVDVLTMTATPIPRTLHMSLLGLRDISNLETPPEDRLAVETRVTRFDEELIRHGIMREINRNGQVFFVHNRVNDIELLVAKLQRIVPEARIRIGHGQMPEHQLENVMLDFVNHKFDILLATTIVESGLDIPNANTIFIDEADRYGLADLHQLRGRVGRYKHRAYCYLLIDPNKYLSTNSAKRLRAIEEFSDMGAGFAIAMRDLEIRGAGNILGTQQSGHIATIGYELYCELLEQAVRRLKKLPPKETIEVRIDLAGEAFIPRSYVPDMRMKIDLYRRLTRVTAMDELNDLRAEMLDRFGPLPPAAAGMAKLAELRIAAARWQIESIGREEGYLVFQYNHRQKIEELKRLSRNRLRIVDERSAYLPLKGHKTDPDALLALVESVLQPA
- a CDS encoding outer membrane beta-barrel protein, with the translated sequence MNSVAKKAALCGMAAALLNAALAFAQELRQPEAIPPLPLPQPKALEVSKSETDAAVSPPTLSSHPPTPSQSVLKLANADDYSEDELYGSSTISDANASARRAGGWSDRSTIKLKTVSQSTTNSTSAPQPAPLPQLNAPPAPYNASPTANGNVGQPDQSLAPPYSSPGCGPPCGPAIPYVPYSSQQAPFAPTFYPCPYYPPCYCYSGQLTAAAPCPCPSGCGQQSCGIGLLCHPAYGPMPSYGPACDPAAYVPSSDLESPNNQQIEAPTNQPPSSQSSGSQSTKTYPVRRTSAVLEMDESGDNTLNSAGSRDNAPSGPNPSLNAPPVPPEILGGGNANSAAQPAAGGGSSSANSSCCESCAGSCQSNGCDSCNQCNSCGCDSCHHKCLPLIHIDECCPLQCEDEPVDHLFGNCCCLKQNDLTITGWIDAGIMGNGRNTADGFNGPLTFADRNGEGQANQVWFSFDRSAPANNCGWFLGGHVDYFYGSDFFFATAAGLDGTPNGDTPRWNSDPRLLYGSAMPQLYVETDYDDWKIKWGHFLTPLGYEAPPAIANFFYSHSYTFQYGEPFTHTGFLVTKPTGDNWTWNGGLVAGWNTFDTDDRAAWLGGVTYADKDWGSLAFEIITGQDSELNLPGVGPFADRTLYSLVWTRNFTSRFTYVLQHDLGNQNDAITARGGGAQWYGINQYLFYKLNCCWTAGMRIEWFRDDDGFVVTTARPGNADNGASFPGNFYEITLGLNYKPNSNLAIRPEVRWDWYDGQPNQSVTNPPVTSPYNAGTANNQLTFGVDLVTQW